The following coding sequences are from one Ignavibacteria bacterium window:
- a CDS encoding DegT/DnrJ/EryC1/StrS family aminotransferase yields the protein MRNSFLVFGSPRIEEDEIQEVVSSLRSGWIGTGPKVSKFEEMFAEYVAAKYAIAVSSCTAALHLAMVVSDVTEGDEVITTPMTFCATANSVIHTTATPVFADINRKSMCIDPIEIRKKITEKTKAIIPVHFAGRACEMNEIEEIARNSKALIINDAAHSIETEYGGKKICNVGAMTAYSFYATKNIVTGEGGMITTEDKDLADRLKIFALHGMTKDAWKRFSDSGYKHYEVIYPGFKYNMMDIQASLGIHQLKRIEDYSKRRKEIWEIYNQSFHDLPVFLPSPVEPNTRHAFHLYTLLLDTDKLRITRDDFMNLMQKENIGCGVHYTALHLHPYYRERFGYQRGDFPNTEFVADRTISIPLSPKLTHDDVNDVVTAVRKILLHNVRE from the coding sequence GTGAGAAATTCTTTTTTAGTTTTTGGAAGCCCACGGATAGAAGAAGATGAAATACAAGAAGTTGTATCTTCACTTCGTTCTGGCTGGATTGGAACTGGGCCAAAAGTGAGTAAGTTCGAAGAAATGTTTGCGGAATATGTCGCTGCAAAATACGCAATCGCTGTATCATCTTGTACTGCTGCACTCCACCTTGCAATGGTAGTTTCTGATGTTACTGAAGGAGATGAAGTCATTACCACGCCTATGACGTTTTGTGCAACTGCAAACTCTGTGATTCACACAACGGCAACCCCTGTATTTGCGGATATTAATCGGAAATCAATGTGTATAGATCCGATAGAAATTAGAAAAAAAATCACAGAGAAAACTAAGGCCATTATTCCAGTCCATTTTGCAGGAAGAGCATGTGAGATGAACGAAATTGAAGAGATAGCCAGAAATTCTAAGGCGCTTATCATAAACGATGCAGCACATTCAATCGAAACAGAATATGGTGGTAAAAAAATTTGTAATGTCGGTGCGATGACAGCATATAGTTTTTACGCTACAAAGAATATCGTTACAGGAGAAGGCGGAATGATTACCACTGAGGATAAGGATCTTGCAGACAGACTTAAAATTTTTGCACTTCACGGAATGACAAAGGATGCTTGGAAACGATTTTCTGACTCAGGATATAAACACTATGAAGTTATTTATCCTGGTTTCAAATATAATATGATGGATATACAAGCATCACTTGGTATTCACCAATTGAAGCGAATTGAGGATTACTCTAAACGACGCAAAGAGATATGGGAAATATATAATCAATCGTTCCACGATTTACCTGTTTTTCTCCCATCCCCAGTTGAACCCAATACACGGCATGCATTCCATCTTTACACCCTTTTACTCGATACAGATAAATTGCGTATCACTCGAGATGATTTTATGAATTTAATGCAGAAGGAAAATATCGGTTGTGGAGTTCATTACACCGCGTTGCATTTGCATCCGTATTATCGTGAACGATTTGGTTATCAGCGAGGAGATTTTCCAAACACTGAGTTTGTAGCAGATAGGACAATATCAATTCCACTTTCTCCAAAATTAACTCATGACGATGTTAACGATGTTGTTACTGCCGTCCGCAAAATATTGCTTCATAATGTCCGCGAATAG
- the rfbB gene encoding dTDP-glucose 4,6-dehydratase has protein sequence MTNILITGGAGFIGSNFVKWMLQKYPAYTIVNLDKLTYAGNLENLEDVEDNPRYHFEKGDICDAPFVEGLMVKYSIDAIVNFAAESHVDRSILSASEFVRTNVLGTQVLLDIAKKYSVEKFLQVSTDEVYGSLGESGKFTENTSLHPNSPYSASKTSSDMFALAYQHTFNIPVVVTRCSNNYGAYQFPEKLIPLMIINALNDKPLPVYGKGTNVRDWLHVNDHCSALDVVLHDGVVGEVYNIGGNNEWKNIDIVKLILKNLEKPESLITFVKDRPGHDLRYAIDATKIKKELGWSPQHTFETGLQGTIEWYLSHERWWKRILSGEYKNYYIQQYANR, from the coding sequence ATGACGAATATACTTATTACCGGCGGTGCGGGGTTTATCGGCTCCAATTTTGTAAAATGGATGTTGCAAAAATATCCTGCATACACTATTGTGAATCTGGATAAATTGACCTATGCCGGAAATTTAGAAAATCTTGAAGATGTAGAAGACAATCCGCGATATCATTTTGAAAAAGGTGATATTTGCGATGCCCCTTTTGTAGAAGGATTGATGGTAAAATATTCCATTGATGCAATTGTAAATTTTGCTGCAGAGTCTCACGTAGATAGAAGTATTTTGAGCGCATCGGAATTTGTTCGCACCAATGTTTTAGGAACGCAAGTATTACTCGACATAGCAAAAAAATATTCTGTCGAAAAATTTTTACAAGTTTCTACTGACGAAGTTTATGGTTCATTAGGAGAAAGCGGAAAGTTCACAGAAAACACTTCACTGCATCCCAACTCGCCATATTCAGCAAGTAAAACAAGTTCTGATATGTTTGCATTAGCATATCAACACACATTTAATATTCCTGTCGTTGTAACGCGATGTTCTAATAATTATGGTGCATATCAATTTCCGGAAAAACTTATTCCACTGATGATAATCAATGCGTTGAATGATAAACCACTTCCTGTCTATGGAAAAGGAACAAACGTACGCGATTGGTTGCACGTGAACGACCATTGCTCGGCGCTCGATGTTGTGTTGCACGATGGTGTTGTCGGAGAAGTGTATAACATTGGCGGTAATAACGAATGGAAAAATATTGATATCGTTAAACTCATTTTGAAAAATTTAGAAAAACCCGAATCGCTCATTACGTTTGTAAAAGATAGACCGGGGCATGATTTACGTTACGCAATTGATGCAACGAAAATAAAAAAAGAACTTGGTTGGTCTCCGCAACATACTTTTGAAACAGGATTGCAAGGAACAATTGAGTGGTACTTGTCTCACGAACGTTGGTGGAAGCGAATCCTTTCTGGCGAATACAAAAACTATTACATACAACAATACGCAAACAGATGA
- a CDS encoding dTDP-4-dehydrorhamnose 3,5-epimerase produces MFKKGTIEGVVIRDIRKFIDERGWLAETFRIDEMKESIPNAEQFFPVMSYISVTHPDIARGPHEHVEQSDLFGFIGPSNFKVYLWDNRKNSPTYNNKMVVYAGEDSPKSVLIPPGVVHAYKNVGGKLGMVTNYPNKLFAGNGKKETVDEIRHEDDANTIYKLD; encoded by the coding sequence ATGTTTAAGAAAGGCACGATCGAAGGTGTCGTTATTCGTGACATTCGCAAATTTATTGATGAGCGTGGTTGGCTTGCTGAAACATTTCGCATTGACGAAATGAAAGAAAGTATTCCCAACGCGGAACAATTTTTCCCCGTTATGAGTTACATATCCGTGACTCATCCCGATATTGCTCGCGGACCTCACGAACACGTTGAACAATCGGATTTGTTCGGGTTTATCGGTCCCTCGAATTTCAAAGTGTATTTGTGGGATAACAGAAAAAACTCCCCGACATATAATAACAAAATGGTGGTGTACGCTGGAGAAGATTCACCGAAATCTGTATTGATTCCTCCTGGAGTTGTTCACGCTTATAAAAATGTAGGCGGAAAACTTGGAATGGTTACAAACTATCCCAATAAACTTTTTGCGGGAAACGGAAAGAAAGAAACAGTGGATGAAATTCGCCACGAAGATGACGCGAATACAATTTATAAACTTGATTGA
- the mltG gene encoding endolytic transglycosylase MltG yields MKKFFSTLLICMVLLVLGGVYIMYEAIIVSNNFPEGQSKIVFINKGMNFDDVLSLLEVKHVFRSRFYFDIMMRFFPGENRVIVGKYSIPSGLSNRELLALLRSGGAIIPVIVTIPEGTRITTQARILSNTVGIDSARFASLAFSRTFLSKFHIEAHSLEGYLFPSTYELMWQMNEEEIIAKQLKKFHSVFSEEKKSHAKKFGLTMHEVLTLASIVEGETHIDSERAVIAGVYLNRLKKNMPLQADPTIQYILERKSRRLTYHDYKIESPFNTYRHYGLPPGPVNNPGKKSILAVLFPSKHNKFFFVANGSGGHTFTTNYADHLVAVRMLRKLLKEREVKKEKMNSE; encoded by the coding sequence ATGAAGAAATTTTTTTCAACCTTACTTATTTGTATGGTGCTGCTTGTGCTTGGCGGCGTGTATATTATGTACGAAGCCATCATTGTTTCCAATAATTTTCCCGAAGGACAAAGTAAAATCGTTTTTATCAATAAAGGAATGAATTTCGATGACGTGCTTTCCTTGTTGGAAGTGAAGCATGTATTTCGCAGCAGATTTTATTTTGATATTATGATGCGTTTTTTCCCGGGAGAAAATCGTGTAATTGTTGGGAAATATAGTATTCCGAGCGGACTCTCAAATCGCGAATTGCTGGCATTGTTGCGAAGTGGAGGAGCAATAATTCCGGTGATTGTTACTATTCCCGAAGGAACGCGAATAACAACACAGGCGCGCATATTGAGCAACACGGTGGGAATAGATTCTGCGCGTTTTGCGTCACTTGCTTTTTCACGAACATTTCTTTCGAAATTCCATATAGAAGCACATTCCCTTGAAGGATATTTATTTCCTTCTACGTACGAACTAATGTGGCAAATGAATGAAGAAGAAATCATTGCGAAACAACTGAAAAAATTTCATTCAGTATTTTCAGAAGAAAAAAAATCACACGCAAAAAAATTTGGTTTAACAATGCACGAAGTTTTGACACTGGCATCCATTGTTGAAGGTGAAACGCATATTGATTCGGAACGCGCAGTAATTGCGGGAGTGTATCTCAATCGTTTAAAAAAAAATATGCCATTGCAAGCAGACCCGACGATACAATATATCTTGGAAAGGAAATCGCGCCGATTAACGTACCACGATTACAAAATCGAATCGCCGTTTAACACGTATCGCCATTATGGATTGCCACCGGGACCGGTTAATAATCCAGGAAAGAAATCAATTCTCGCTGTGCTGTTTCCGAGCAAGCACAACAAATTTTTTTTTGTTGCGAATGGAAGCGGAGGACATACGTTCACGACTAATTACGCAGACCATTTAGTTGCAGTTCGGATGTTAAGAAAACTATTGAAAGAACGAGAAGTAAAAAAAGAGAAAATGAATAGTGAATAA
- the tsaD gene encoding tRNA (adenosine(37)-N6)-threonylcarbamoyltransferase complex transferase subunit TsaD — translation MTILGIETSCDETSAAVLINGRMKSNVISSQFVHSKYGGVVPELASRAHIQLIVPVVESALSKANISKYELEGIAVTFGPGLMGALLVGVNFAKSLSYGLRIPFIGVNHLEAHIYSNLLSVRNPAYPFLCLIVSGGHTILVLVEKPLQHHILGETLDDAAGEAFDKVAKMLNLGYPGGHAIENAAKEGNPNAIQFPRAMMNEDSFDFSFSGLKTAVLYYLRDNHFLTNGTLESLSEKERADICASFQIAVIDVLTMKLLTAARKFNVCSIAIAGGVSANSELRSRLKSLCKSNSLQFHIPELQFCTDNGAMIAKVGEMKLQRGIHSEFDLVPVPNLRISQEKQ, via the coding sequence ATGACAATTCTTGGAATCGAAACCTCGTGCGATGAAACTTCCGCCGCAGTTCTTATCAACGGAAGAATGAAATCGAATGTCATTTCATCACAATTTGTTCACTCAAAATATGGCGGTGTTGTTCCCGAACTTGCCTCACGCGCGCATATTCAACTTATTGTTCCCGTTGTGGAAAGCGCATTGTCCAAAGCGAACATTTCAAAATACGAACTTGAAGGAATCGCTGTAACGTTTGGTCCCGGATTAATGGGAGCATTGCTTGTGGGTGTGAATTTCGCCAAATCACTTTCATACGGATTGCGCATACCCTTTATTGGAGTGAATCATCTCGAAGCGCATATTTACTCGAATTTATTATCCGTTCGAAATCCTGCATATCCATTTCTTTGTCTCATCGTTTCGGGAGGACATACGATACTTGTTCTTGTAGAAAAACCATTGCAACATCATATTCTTGGAGAAACACTTGATGACGCCGCAGGGGAAGCATTTGATAAAGTTGCGAAAATGCTGAATCTCGGATATCCTGGAGGACATGCAATCGAGAATGCGGCAAAAGAAGGAAATCCCAATGCCATACAATTTCCCCGCGCAATGATGAATGAAGATTCGTTCGATTTTAGTTTCAGCGGATTGAAAACTGCAGTGTTGTATTACTTACGCGATAATCATTTTCTTACAAACGGAACACTCGAATCGTTGAGTGAAAAGGAACGGGCGGATATTTGTGCAAGTTTTCAAATAGCAGTAATTGATGTTTTGACAATGAAACTTCTTACTGCGGCAAGAAAGTTTAATGTGTGTTCTATTGCAATCGCAGGAGGAGTAAGCGCAAATTCAGAACTTCGTTCAAGACTTAAATCGCTTTGTAAAAGCAATTCGTTACAATTTCACATTCCTGAACTGCAATTCTGCACAGATAACGGCGCAATGATTGCAAAAGTGGGAGAAATGAAATTGCAACGCGGCATTCATTCGGAGTTTGATTTGGTTCCTGTTCCGAATTTACGCATTTCACAAGAGAAGCAATGA
- a CDS encoding T9SS type A sorting domain-containing protein, producing MFFHRFIFFFLLSFFLSHLVASQTTFTDVASSAGIGLADGSARGCSWVDFNNDGLLDLYVPTGGNSANKFFKNNGDGTFTDIASLVGMNDIANTIASSFADMDNDGDFDLITTAVSAPVRLWRNNLESGDTTFTSIETNAGVNVGAAQMPTWADFNNDGFVDFYISVSNSASSPDVLYKNNGDYTFTNVAEQAGVNHQVSGILEQATHWGDFNRDGFSDLFISNLQSTGPSFFHKNNGNGTFSEIASSLGFNGGGRGAQWFDFNNDGFWDFCFAPYAGGTTPTPIQLFKNNGDNSFTEIAAQAGITDNVISWGVTTADYDNNGFEDIFVTCAGQNATSVLYKNNGNGTFTKATAEVGIGSIQQLCAAWGDFNNDGCMDLYSTGSSSYGNHLFKNNGNSSNHWLKIKLVGTQSNKSGIGAQISVKIGTLRMLREINSGSGYRSQNMPTAHFGLNNFTSADSIIVQWQSGTVDILSSLSANQTYEVVEGGSVFVNENENTPPLFSISQNYPNPFNPTTTIRFEIPVGAIHELSLQTTLKVFDILGREVTTLLNNEELQEGEHEIEFDASKLSSGMYFYRLQAGKFSETKKMLLMK from the coding sequence ATGTTTTTTCATCGTTTCATTTTCTTTTTTCTTCTCTCGTTTTTTCTTTCGCATCTCGTTGCATCGCAAACCACGTTCACCGATGTTGCCTCTTCCGCAGGAATCGGTTTAGCAGACGGCTCCGCTCGCGGATGTTCGTGGGTAGATTTCAACAACGACGGTTTACTGGATTTATATGTTCCAACAGGAGGAAATTCAGCCAATAAATTCTTCAAAAACAACGGAGACGGAACGTTCACCGATATTGCTTCACTAGTGGGAATGAACGATATAGCGAATACAATTGCATCTTCGTTTGCCGATATGGATAACGACGGCGATTTCGATCTTATAACCACTGCCGTTTCAGCACCTGTGCGGTTATGGCGAAACAATCTTGAATCCGGCGACACCACATTTACCAGCATTGAAACAAATGCAGGTGTCAATGTTGGCGCTGCACAAATGCCAACGTGGGCTGATTTTAATAACGATGGCTTTGTGGATTTTTATATTTCCGTTTCCAATTCTGCAAGTTCGCCCGATGTGTTATACAAGAATAACGGTGATTATACGTTCACCAATGTTGCCGAACAAGCGGGGGTTAATCATCAGGTGAGCGGCATTCTTGAACAAGCAACGCATTGGGGAGATTTTAACCGCGATGGTTTTTCCGATTTGTTCATCAGTAATTTGCAATCCACCGGTCCAAGTTTCTTTCATAAAAATAATGGAAACGGAACATTTTCTGAAATTGCTTCGTCGCTTGGTTTCAACGGCGGAGGACGCGGCGCGCAATGGTTCGATTTCAATAATGATGGATTTTGGGATTTCTGTTTTGCTCCCTACGCAGGTGGAACAACGCCAACACCGATTCAATTGTTCAAAAATAACGGAGATAATTCGTTCACCGAGATTGCGGCGCAAGCAGGTATTACCGATAATGTCATTTCGTGGGGAGTTACAACTGCGGACTATGATAATAATGGTTTCGAAGATATATTTGTAACGTGCGCAGGACAAAACGCAACATCTGTTCTCTACAAAAATAACGGCAACGGAACGTTCACCAAAGCAACTGCGGAAGTTGGCATCGGAAGTATTCAGCAGTTGTGCGCTGCTTGGGGCGATTTCAATAACGATGGCTGTATGGATTTGTATTCAACAGGGAGTTCAAGTTATGGCAATCATTTGTTCAAAAACAACGGTAATTCTTCAAACCATTGGTTGAAAATAAAACTTGTCGGAACGCAAAGTAATAAATCGGGAATCGGGGCGCAGATATCGGTAAAAATAGGAACGCTCCGTATGCTTCGCGAAATCAATTCCGGCAGCGGATATCGTTCGCAAAATATGCCTACGGCACATTTTGGTTTGAATAACTTTACTTCCGCAGATAGTATAATTGTGCAATGGCAATCGGGAACGGTTGATATTCTCTCATCGCTTTCCGCTAATCAGACATACGAAGTTGTTGAAGGCGGCTCTGTATTTGTCAATGAAAATGAAAACACTCCACCGTTGTTTTCTATTTCACAAAACTATCCCAATCCGTTTAATCCGACGACAACAATACGATTTGAAATTCCCGTAGGGGCAATTCATGAATTGTCCCTACAAACAACATTGAAAGTTTTCGACATTCTTGGAAGAGAAGTAACAACGTTACTCAACAACGAAGAACTCCAAGAAGGCGAACACGAAATAGAATTTGATGCGAGCAAACTTTCGAGCGGGATGTATTTTTATAGGTTGCAAGCGGGAAAGTTTTCGGAAACGAAGAAAATGTTGCTGATGAAGTAA
- a CDS encoding RluA family pseudouridine synthase, translated as MSVTLTINVPQGKTQERIDVYLTHCIENATRTKVQAAIQHGLVLVNGEPTKQSHKVAPGEIIEITLPKNPLPKVVPENIPLDIVHEDEYLLVVNKPAGMVTHPAFGNYSGTLVNALLFHYAQLSTINDETRPGIVHRLDKNTSGLLVCAKDDVTHSRLAKQFSLHTIEREYWAIVWGIFPVAKRKSSNEKSGIIDAPLGRSNQNRKRITVRDDGKNAITEYIVLEEFSFLTLLRLRLRTGRTHQIRAHLQHIAHPVFGDSEYGGRKSSYGEHGNEQKEFVEGLFQSIHRQALHAKTLGFLHPKTNEFLRFESDVPNDFQSVLNVLRNTQSFKISEPEGL; from the coding sequence ATGTCTGTAACATTGACCATTAATGTACCGCAAGGGAAAACGCAGGAACGCATAGACGTATATTTAACGCATTGCATTGAAAACGCAACGCGTACAAAAGTACAAGCCGCTATTCAACACGGATTAGTTCTTGTCAACGGAGAACCGACAAAACAAAGTCATAAAGTCGCTCCCGGAGAAATTATTGAAATAACGCTTCCGAAAAATCCTTTGCCAAAAGTTGTTCCGGAAAATATTCCTCTCGACATTGTGCACGAAGACGAATATCTACTGGTAGTCAATAAGCCCGCAGGAATGGTAACACACCCTGCATTCGGAAATTATTCAGGAACACTTGTCAATGCGTTGCTCTTTCACTATGCTCAACTATCTACGATAAATGATGAAACGCGACCGGGAATTGTTCATCGCCTCGATAAAAATACTTCGGGATTATTAGTTTGCGCTAAAGATGATGTTACCCATTCCCGATTAGCAAAACAATTTTCTTTGCATACCATCGAACGAGAATATTGGGCAATTGTTTGGGGTATTTTCCCTGTTGCGAAACGAAAATCTTCGAATGAAAAAAGCGGTATCATAGATGCGCCATTGGGACGAAGCAACCAAAATCGAAAACGCATTACCGTTCGCGACGACGGAAAAAATGCGATAACGGAATATATTGTTCTGGAAGAATTTTCGTTCCTTACTCTACTTCGTTTGCGGCTACGAACAGGAAGAACTCATCAGATACGCGCGCATTTACAGCATATCGCTCATCCGGTCTTTGGTGATAGTGAATATGGAGGAAGAAAATCCTCGTACGGAGAACACGGCAATGAACAGAAAGAATTTGTTGAAGGATTGTTTCAGAGCATTCATCGTCAAGCGTTGCACGCAAAAACACTCGGTTTTCTTCATCCAAAAACCAACGAGTTTCTTCGATTTGAATCCGATGTGCCGAACGATTTTCAAAGTGTACTGAACGTATTACGCAATACTCAATCCTTCAAGATTTCCGAACCTGAAGGTTTATAA
- a CDS encoding signal peptidase II, translating to MRIFYISSIIVILDQATKVFVKGCSLPFFGIEWIGFPLYTSIPLLGDLLRFTYIENAGMAFGIDIGGKLFFSLFSVVASIVIAVYLYKIIGERFIVKFPIALILGGAIGNLIDRIFYGVFYNEGDLFYGKVVDFIDVDFFDIHLFHYSLTRWPVFNIADASVTVGIVILLFAHYFTSQHHHSSDTLKEENTTSTIPLISPASKQSTEHIPRS from the coding sequence ATGAGAATATTTTACATTAGTTCCATCATCGTTATTCTTGACCAGGCAACTAAAGTCTTTGTTAAAGGTTGTTCTCTTCCATTCTTTGGTATCGAATGGATTGGATTTCCTTTGTACACGAGCATTCCGTTGCTCGGCGATTTACTTCGATTCACGTATATTGAAAATGCAGGGATGGCATTTGGTATTGATATTGGGGGAAAACTCTTCTTCTCTCTCTTTTCTGTTGTTGCGAGTATTGTTATTGCTGTCTATCTTTACAAAATTATCGGAGAACGCTTCATCGTGAAGTTTCCTATTGCATTGATTTTAGGAGGTGCAATCGGGAATCTTATTGACAGAATTTTTTACGGCGTGTTCTATAACGAAGGCGATTTGTTTTATGGAAAAGTTGTGGATTTTATTGACGTAGATTTTTTTGACATTCACCTTTTCCATTATTCATTGACGCGATGGCCAGTGTTCAACATTGCTGATGCTTCCGTTACGGTTGGCATCGTAATTTTATTGTTTGCGCATTACTTTACTTCGCAACATCACCATTCTTCAGATACATTGAAAGAAGAGAATACTACTTCAACTATTCCTCTCATATCACCGGCGTCTAAACAATCTACGGAGCACATTCCTCGTTCGTAA
- a CDS encoding TraR/DksA family transcriptional regulator, whose product MRKGSYSKKDLKFFKEVILEKKQEVLEDIERERDTVIDPTTGEYMQGSSLYSLHMEHGTDSMEREKAFLMVSREAKFLNNLNEALNRIERGNYGWCKVCGNLIEKKRLEAVPHAQMCTDCKNHSSGTPLISKEA is encoded by the coding sequence ATGAGAAAAGGCAGTTATTCGAAAAAAGATTTGAAGTTTTTTAAGGAAGTGATACTTGAAAAAAAACAAGAAGTATTGGAAGACATCGAACGCGAACGCGATACGGTTATTGACCCTACAACGGGAGAGTATATGCAAGGCAGTTCGCTCTATTCGCTGCATATGGAACACGGAACAGATTCGATGGAACGTGAAAAGGCGTTTTTAATGGTTTCGCGCGAAGCAAAATTTTTGAATAATTTGAATGAAGCGCTGAATCGTATCGAACGCGGGAATTACGGATGGTGTAAGGTGTGCGGAAACCTCATTGAAAAGAAACGGTTAGAAGCAGTTCCTCATGCGCAAATGTGCACCGATTGTAAAAATCATTCTAGTGGAACTCCTCTCATAAGCAAGGAAGCATGA